The following proteins are encoded in a genomic region of Triticum dicoccoides isolate Atlit2015 ecotype Zavitan chromosome 1B, WEW_v2.0, whole genome shotgun sequence:
- the LOC119321970 gene encoding importin subunit beta-1-like has product MDITQILLAAQSPDGNLRSVAESSLKLFQEQNLPRFLLSLSVELSNDERPPESRRLAGIILKNSLDAKDCSRKELLGQQWVSLDLSIKSRIKESLLLTLGSSVPDARQVSSQVIAKVASIEMPRCEWQDLIAKLLGNMTQHGASAPLKQATLEALGYVCEEISPEHLEQDQVNAVLTAVVQGMNQAELSVEVRLAAVKALYNALYFADSNFANDMERNYIMKVICETAVSNEVEIRQAAFECLVAIASIYYMHLEPYMQTVFNLTSNTVKGDEESVALQAIEFWSTICDEEIQLQEEYEGYDDADSSANFRFIEKALPSLVPMLLETLLKQEEDQEQDDNVWNISMSGGTCLRLIAKAVGDAIVPLVMPFVEANITNPDWHCREAATFAFGSILDGPSLPKLAPLVHAGLDFLLNAMKDPNSQVKDTTAWTLGRVFEFLNSPTSVNPIVTSGNLTRIMTVLLESSKDVPNVAEKVCGAIYFLAQGYENAADSISSVLTPYLPSVITALLSATDCVGATHFRLRSSAYEALNEIVRVSNIDETSSIIGQLLQEVMRRLNLTFDLEVFSSGDKENQSDLQALLCGVLQVILPKLSNSDAESIITQNADQLMFLFLCVFACHGSTVHEEAMLAIGVLADAIGPDFVKYMPEFFKYLEAGLQNHEEYQVCSISVGVVGDICRTLEDKVLPFCDGIMTVLLKDLSNPMLNRSVKPPIFSCFGDIALAIGENFEKYLPYAMPMLQGAAELVVVLDQSDDDMVHYGNQLRRGIFEAYSGILQGIKGPKAQLMVPYATHLLQFTEAVYKDGSRDESVTKAAVAVLGDLADTLGPISKDLFRNHLFHVEFFRECLDSDEEVREAASWAQGMINQAVVA; this is encoded by the exons ATGGATATCACTCAGATTCTCCTAGCCGCGCAATCTCCGGACGGTAACCTTCGGTCAGTAGCAGAAAGCAGCCTTAAGCTGTTTCAGGAGCAGAATCTTCCCAGGTTCCTGCTTTCCTTATCAGTGGAGCTCTCGAATGACGAAAGGCCGCCAGAGTCTAGAAGACTTGCTGGCATTATCCTTAAGAATTCGTTGGATGCCAAGGATTGTTCAAGGAAGGAGCTACTTGGTCAGCAATGGGTCAGCCTGGACCTGTCGATCAAATCGAGGATCAAGGAATCCTTGCTGCtaacgctaggatcttcggtgcctGATGCAAGGCAGGTCTCATCGCAGGTTATTGCAAAGGTCGCCTCCATTGAGATGCCCCGTTGTGAATGGCAAGACCTCATTGCCAAGTTATTGGGAAACATGACGCAGCACGGTGCATCTGCGCCACTGAAGCAAGCAACTCTAGAGGCATTGGGGTATGTCTGTGAGGAGATTTCTCCTGAGCACTTGGAGCAGGATCAAGTCAATGCTGTTCTGACTGCTGTGGTCCAGGGAATGAACCAGGCAGAGCTAAGTGTTGAAGTCCGTCTTGCAGCAGTTAAAGCTCTATATAACGCTCTTTATTTtgctgatagcaactttgcaaatgATATGGAGAGGAACTATATAATGAAGGTAATTTGTGAGACTGCTGTATCTAATGAAGTGGAGATCAGACAGGCAGCTTTTGAATGCCTTGTTGCAATTGCATCCATATATTATATGCACTTGGAACCTTATATGCAAACCGTATTTAACCTGACGTCCAACACTGTCAAAGGAGATGAGGAATCAGTTGCACTTCAAGCTATTGAGTTCTGGAGCACAATTTGTGATGAAGAGATTCAACTCCAAGAAGAATATGAGGGATATGACGATGCCGACTCTAGTGCAAATTTTCGCTTTATAGAAAAGGCACTCCCTTCACTTGTTCCAATGCTGCTCGAAACTCTGTTGAAGCAGGAGGAAGATCAAGAGCAAGATGATAATGTGTGGAACATTTCCATGAGTGGTGGGACGTGCCTTAGACTCATCGCTAAAGCTGTTGGTGATGCGATTGTCCCTCTTGTCATGCCATTTGTTGAGGCTAACATCACAAATCCAGATTGGCATTGTCGTGAGGCAGCTACTTTTGCATTTGGTTCTATCCTTGACGGTCCTTCTCTTCCGAAACTTGCTCCACTGGTACATGCCGGACTTGATTTCTTGCTCAATGCAATGAAAGATCCCAACAGCCAGGTAAAAGACACCACTGCATGGACTCTTGGGCGTGTGTTTGAATTTTTGAATTCTCCAACCAGTGTCAATCCGATTGTAACAAGTGGAAACCTTACGCGTATCATGACAGTGTTGCTGGAGAGTAGTAAGGATGTTCCAAATGTGGCTGAGAAAGTCTGTGGAGCTATATACTTTCTTGCCCAAGGTTATGAAAATGCAGCAGATTCAATCTCCTCTGTGCTTACACCTTATCTTCCTAGTGTCATCACCGCTCTCCTTTCTGCTACGGACTGTGTTGGCGCGACCCATTTTAGGCTTCGTTCATCTGCTTATGAAGCATTGAATGAGATTGTGAGAGTCAGCAACATAGATGAAACTTCAAGCATTATAGGCCAGTTATTGCAGGAGGTCATGAGAAGATTGAACTTGACATTTGATCTCGAAGTATTTTCATCAGGCGACAAGGAGAACCAGAGTGACCTGCAGGCTTTGCTGTGCGGTGTACTGCAGGTCATCCTCCCGAAACTGAGCAACTCAGATGCGGAGTCCATTATCACCCAGAATGCTGATCAGTTGATGTTTCTGTTTCTTTGTGTCTTTGCTTGCCACGGTTCTACTGTACATGAAGAAGCAATGCTTGCTATTGGtgttcttgcggatgctatcggtcCAGATTTTGTAAAATACATGCCGGAGTTTTTCAAGTACCTTGAAGCAGGCTTGCAGAATCATGAAGAATACCAAGTATGCTCCATTTCTGTTGGAGTGGTGGGTGACATTTGCCGTACACTAGAAGATAAAGTGTTGCCATTCTGTGATGGAATTATGACTGTTCTCCTCAAGGATCTTTCAAATCCAATGCTCAACCGGTCTGTCAAACCTCCCATTTTCTCATGCTTTGGAGATATTGCTCTTGCTATTGGCGAGAATTTTGAGAAATACCTGCCATATGCCATGCCAATGCTTCAAGGAGCTGCTGAGCTTGTTGTAGTTTTAGATCAAAGTGACGATGATATGGTTCACTATGGTAATCAGCTCAGACGGGGAATATTTGAGGCTTACTCTGGCATATTACAGGGTATAAAAGGTCCAAAAGCTCAGCTGATGGTACCTTATGCAACCCACCTATTGCAGTTCACTGAAGCTGTCTACAAGGATGGGAGCAG GGATGAGAGTGTGACAAAGGCTGCAGTTGCAGTCCTTGGTGATCTTGCAGATACACTTGGCCCAATATCAAAAGATCTGTTCAGGAACCACCTGTTCCATGTCGAATTCTTTAGGGAGTGCCTTGATTCGGACGAAGAAGTCAGGGAGGCTGCATCGTGGGCGCAGGGAATGATAAACCAAGCAGTGGTTGCTTAA